DNA from Rhinatrema bivittatum chromosome 1, aRhiBiv1.1, whole genome shotgun sequence:
ACCAAGTGAGGTCCAAAAGGATCAAGATTTGAAAGGATGTGAAGAAGAACAATCCATGAAGTTGAACTACGGTGATCCTGCTACTTGGGTCAATTTACTATCCAAAAGCGATGATCGTATGCGACAAATGTTGGTGGAACATGGACCAGAACAAGTTATGCAATTTCATTTCCCTAAAGATAGTAATCAAAGAAAATTTTCAACAGTTCATTACAAAAGGAGCCTTGGCAATGGAGATGAAATTCCCCGTTCGTGGCTACATTACTCTGTGTCAGAGGACtctgtgttttgcttttgttgcATGCTGTTTACCATTAACCCTGGTGCCTCATCTCTTGCTAAGAAAGGTTCCAAAGATTGGAAGAACATATCTGCAATTCTAGCTTTGCACGAGAGAAGTGGTGAACACTTGGAGAACTTTCAGAATTGGAAGGAACTTGAAATGCGAttgaaaaacatgaaaacaatTGATGAAGAAAATTTGCGTGtcattaaacaacaagaaaagtATTGGCAGCAAATCTTGGAACGACTGATTGCTTTGGTGAGAGTTCTTGGTTTGCAAAATCTGGCCTTCCGGGGAACACATGATAGATTGCACACACCTGGTAATGGAAACTTCCTGAAATTTGTAGAATATCTAGCTTTGTTTGATCCACTTATGGATGAACATCTTCGTAAGATAAGAAACGCTGAGACACATGTCCACTACCTTGGCAAAGTTATACAAAATGAACTGATTCAGCTTTTATCCAGTGCTATCAAAGAAGAAATCCTGAAATCTGCTCATACTGCCAAGTACTTTTCAATCATTTTAGATTGTACACCAGATGTAGGCCATGTTGAACAAATGACCATGATCCTTCGCTTTGTGGACACTGCTTCAGACCCTGATAATTCTCAACCTGTAACCATAAAGGAACATTTTTTGGGATTTGTGCCACTCCAGGAGACCACTGGTGCTGTAATGGCAGACACTGTCCTTCGCCAGTTAGAAGATATGTCATTGCCCATTGAAAACTTACGTGGTCAAGGCTATGATAATGGAAGCAAtatgaaagggaaagaaaatggtGTACAACGAAGAATTTTGGATATTAATCCACGGGCTTTATTTGTTCCTTGCAGTGCACATTCTTTGAATTTGGTTGTTAGTGATGCTGCTAAATGTTGCTTGgaagcaatggctttctttagcCTAGTACAAAATGTTTATGTGTATTTCTCTGCTTCAACACGACGTTGGGAAGTTCTAATGCGCAATGTGCCTGCTCTTACAGTGAAACCATTGAGTGAAACAAGATGGGAAAGTCGAATTCATGCACTGAAACCTCTTCGCTATCAACTAGGTGATATCTATGATGCACTAACTGAAATTGCTGTCAACACTACCCTAACAGGATCATCTGGTAATACCTCACGGGTAGAGGCACAAGCTCTTGCAAAAAGTATTTCATGCTTCAAGTTTGTGGTTTCTCTTGTTGTGTGGCATAACATCCTTTTTGAGATCAATATAACTAGCAAACAACTTCAGATGAAGGAATTTGACATTCACAATGCCATTGAGCAACTGAGTGGAACCAAGAAATTTCTTTTAGACTGCAGGAGTGATGAAGGGTTTGCAAAAACACTGGTAGATGCACGTGAACTTGCTGAGGAGTTGGAGATACCAGTAAGCTTTGAACCAGATCCAGTCCGgattaggaaaaaaaagaagcagttCACATATGAAGCCGATGATAACCCTATTCAGAGTGCTGAACAAAACTTCAAAGTGAACTTTTATTTTGCACTCCTTGATGCAGCAATACAATCAATTGAGGAAAGATTCACACAAATGCATGACATTAGTTCTGGATTTGGCTTCCTCTACAATATTCACAGTTTGCAGTTTAGTACATCAAAAGACATTCTGGAACAGTGCTtgaaattggagaaagttttacAACATGGGGATTCTAAAGATATTGTTGCTTCTGATATGTGCAGTGAATTGGAAGCCATCGCAAGACGAATTCAGAAGAGCtcatcactagggatgtgaatcgttttttaacgattaaaattatcgtccgataatgttaatatcgtcttaaaatcgttatagaacacgatacaatagaaattctaacgatttatcgttaaaaatcgttaaatcgtgttagtgcgcactaacgggagttagtgcgcactaactccctgttagtgcgcactaactcgatttagtgcgcactaactgaaaatgatacaaataaacactttccaggtcactgaaggtcagttaggaatgaatatgtgttcctattggctggctgccctcttatctattgatgttaccaaggttaccactgaggtgatggttggggggatgggaaatggaactggaaactaacgaacaccaacagaaaatgaaacaaagtgttcacacttcccaggtcagtaaaggtcacttaggaatgaatatgtattcctattggctggctgtgctcttatctattgctgttaccaaggctaacactgaggtaatggttggagggatgtgaaatggaaacagttggaagcttgacaaaaaaagtaatgtaatgatcagcactcacgtgactagaacttgtttgtttattatttttgttagcaggcacctgaaatgctagtgcatgttgaatttgccaatcactgtgcattttagaaaggtggtcctggctggaactgtacacagttcaaatatatgtaattgattgttggtaagtgtagattttaagtgattttcctgcacacagtgccctaaccctggcaccaggggtgttgtgatcttcctgcacacagtgccctaaccctgataccagtctgagacagctccctccctgcattactagtgagaggctggcttcacagacaggggggagctgcctgaccctcactcctgacttcccccatgtcccagctagtgaatagtgtgtgggtgagggggggggggaggatggtgaagtctgagacagctccctccctgcattactagtgagaggctggcttcacagacaggggggagctgcctgaccctcactcctgacttcccccatgtcccagctagtgaatggtgtgtgggtgaggggggggggggaggatggtgaagtctgagacagctccctccctgcattactagtgagaggctggcttcacagacaggggggagctgcctgaccctcactcctgacttcccccatgtcccagctagtgaatggtgtgtgggtgagggagggggaggaggatggtgaagtctgagacagctccctccctgcattactagtgagaggctggcttcacagacaggggggagctgcctgaccctcactcctgacttcccccatgtcccagctagtgaatggtgtgtgggtgagggggggggaggatggtgaagtctgagacagctccctccctgcattactagtgagaggctggcttcacagacaggggggagctgccggaccctcactcctgacttcccccatgtcccagctagtgaatggtgtgtgggtgagggggggggaggatggtgaagtctgagacagctccctccctgcattactagtgagaggctggcttcacagacaagggggagctgcctgaccctcactcctgacttcccccatgtcccagctagtgaatggtgtgtgggtgaggggggggggggggaggatggtgaagtctgagacagctccctccctgcattactagtgagaggctggcttcacagacaggggggagctgcctgaccctcaatcctgacttcccccatgtcccagctagtgaatggtgtgtgggtgaggggggggggggaggaggatggtgaagtctgagacagctccctccctgcattactactgagaggctggcttcacagacaggggggagctgcctgaccctcactcctgacttcccccatgtcccagctagtgaatggtgtgtgggtgagggagggggaggaggatggtgaagtctgagacagctccctccctgcattactagtgagaggctggcttcacagacaggggggagctgccggaccctcactcctgacttcccccatgtcccagctagtgaatggtgtgtgggtgagggggggggggggaggaggatggtgaagtctgagacagctccctccctgcattactagtgagaggctggcttcacagacaggggggagctgcctgaccctcactcctgacttcccccatgtcccagctagtgaatggtgtgtgggtgagggagggggaggaggatggtgaagtctgagacagctccctccctgcattactagtgagaggctggcttctcagacaggggggagctgcctgaccctcactcctgacttcccccatgtcccagctagtgaatggtgtgtgggtgaggggggggggggaggatggtgaagtctgagacagctccctccctgcattactagtgagaggctggcttcacagacaggggggagctgccggaccctcactcctgacttcccccatgtcccagctagtgaatggtgtgtgggtggggggggggggggggaggaggatggtgaagtctgagacagctccctccctgcattactagtgagaggctggcttcacagacaggggggagctgcctgaccc
Protein-coding regions in this window:
- the LOC115096580 gene encoding uncharacterized protein LOC115096580, which translates into the protein MAERKKLSGAQYRKRKADRKKEQAKQEDSLLKYFHLQHQEEGSSRDLSETEAEMTVLPTVSQSEVESEEHKNMEGEPSEVQKDQDLKGCEEEQSMKLNYGDPATWVNLLSKSDDRMRQMLVEHGPEQVMQFHFPKDSNQRKFSTVHYKRSLGNGDEIPRSWLHYSVSEDSVFCFCCMLFTINPGASSLAKKGSKDWKNISAILALHERSGEHLENFQNWKELEMRLKNMKTIDEENLRVIKQQEKYWQQILERLIALVRVLGLQNLAFRGTHDRLHTPGNGNFLKFVEYLALFDPLMDEHLRKIRNAETHVHYLGKVIQNELIQLLSSAIKEEILKSAHTAKYFSIILDCTPDVGHVEQMTMILRFVDTASDPDNSQPVTIKEHFLGFVPLQETTGAVMADTVLRQLEDMSLPIENLRGQGYDNGSNMKGKENGDIYDALTEIAVNTTLTGSSGNTSRVEAQALAKSISCFKFVVSLVVWHNILFEINITSKQLQMKEFDIHNAIEQLSGTKKFLLDCRSDEGFAKTLVDARELAEELEIPVSFEPDPVRIRKKKKQFTYEADDNPIQSAEQNFKVNFYFALLDAAIQSIEERFTQMHDISSGFGFLYNIHSLQFSTSKDILEQCLKLEKVLQHGDSKDIVASDMCSELEAIARRIQKSSSLGM